A DNA window from Bos mutus isolate GX-2022 chromosome 11, NWIPB_WYAK_1.1, whole genome shotgun sequence contains the following coding sequences:
- the LRRC26 gene encoding leucine-rich repeat-containing protein 26: MWSPSFPSWGPPPPLQLLLLLLPWPVWTQAPAAAASWGTPGALDCPEACVCAPGGQANCSERALPAVPGGLNRRVRVLLLNHNRVHALPPGAFVDAGALLRLDLRENGLRWVHARAFWGLGALEQLDLSANQLEALLPGTFAPLRALRALSLAENRLARLEPAVLGALPLLRALSLQDNDLPALASGLLAGLPALNTLRLRGNPWTCGCALRPLCAWLRGHPRHAPEAETLLCVSPGRLTLSPLTAFPDAAFSHCARPLAARDLAVIYGLGPVSFLASLAACLALGSAFTACGARHRRRRRAAARRQQTRQPDPGPGTASPAATAAQA, from the exons ATGTGGAGTCCCTCCTTTCCCTCGtgggggccgccgccgccgctgcagctgctactgctgctgttgccgTGGCCAGTCTGGACCCAGGCGCCCGCCGCAGCCGCCTCCTGGGGAACCCCGGGCGCCCTGGACTGCCCCGAGGCGTGCGTGTGCGCGCCGGGGGGCCAGGCCAACTGCTCGGAGCGCGCGCTGCCCGCCGTGCCGGGGGGCTTGAACCGGCGCGTCCGCGTGCTGCTGCTGAACCACAACCGCGTGCACGCGCTGCCTCCCGGCGCCTTCGTGGATGCCGGCGCTCTGCTCCGCCTGGATCTGCGCGAGAACGGACTGCGCTGGGTGCACGCGCGGGCTTTCTGGGGCCTGGGCGCGCTGGAGCAGCTAGACCTCAGCGCCAACCAGTTAGAGGCGCTGCTGCCCGGCACTTTCGCGCCACTGCGCGCTCTGCGCGCCCTCTCGCTGGCTGAGAACCGGCTGGCACGCCTAGAGCCCGCGGTGCTGGGCGCGCTCCCGCTGCTGCGCGCGCTCAGCCTGCAGGACAACGACCTGCCTGCGCTCGCGTCCGGGCTCCTGGCTGGCCTGCCGGCTCTCAACACGCTGCGCCTGCGCGGCAACCCCTGGACTTGTGGCTGCGCGCTGCGCCCACTCTGCGCCTGGCTTCGCGGGCACCCGCGGCACGCGCCAG AGGCCGAGACGCTGCTTTGCGTGTCGCCGGGGCGCCTGACGCTCAGCCCCTTAACCGCCTTCCCGGACGCCGCCTTCAGCCACTGCGCGCGGCCCCTTGCCGCCCGGGATCTGGCCGTGATCTATGGTCTCGGGCCCGTCTCCTTCCTCGCTAGCCTGGCCGCCTGTCTGGCCCTGGGCTCCGCGTTCACTGCCTGCGGCGctcgccaccgccgccgccgccgcgccgccgcccgccgccaGCAGACGAGGCAGCCGGATCCTGGCCCCGGCACGGCCTCGCCTGCGGCCACCGCCGCCCAAGCTTGA
- the TMEM210 gene encoding transmembrane protein 210 isoform X2 encodes MAACPQPDSRLLGGPLGLMCLSLLLIPAAAGAYCECSLGLSREALIALLVVLAGISASCFCALVIVAVGVIRAKGETCPAHMDSRMVGHFGVQEDRMDLRTVHVESHLMDPDMAVPMMQPLEEHGLVTITMDPTLEEPPPPPE; translated from the exons ATGGCCGCCTGTCCCCAGCCCGACTCCCGCCTGCTCGGCGGCCCCCTCGGCCTCATGTGCCTGTCCCTTTTGCTCATCCCTGCTGCAG CTGGAGCCTACTGCGAGTGCAGCCTCGGCCTCAGCCGCGAGGCCCTCATCGCCCTGCTGGTGGTGCTGGCGGGCATCAGTGCTAGCTGCTTCTGCGCCCTGGTCATCGTGGCCGTTGGTGTCATTCGAGCCAAGGG tgaaACGTGCCCTGCACACATGGACAGCAG GATGGTGGGGCACTTCGGGGTGCAGGAAGACCGCATGGACCTGCGCACGGTGCACGTGGAGTCCCACCTCATGGACCCCGACATGGCGGTCCCCATGATGCAGCCCCTGGAAGAGCATGGCCTCGTGACCATCACCATGGACCCGACCCTGGAGGAGCCGCCCCCCCCACCTGAGTAG
- the TMEM210 gene encoding transmembrane protein 210 isoform X1, whose translation MPSQAQGPRGRGSQVGHWQVTRAPWLPGRVSAAGAYCECSLGLSREALIALLVVLAGISASCFCALVIVAVGVIRAKGETCPAHMDSRMVGHFGVQEDRMDLRTVHVESHLMDPDMAVPMMQPLEEHGLVTITMDPTLEEPPPPPE comes from the exons ATGCCCAGCCAGGCCCAGGGGCCGCGGGGGCGGGGTTCACAGGTCGGCCACTGGCAGGTGACTCGGGCCCCTTGGCTGCCCGGCCGTGTCTCTGCAGCTGGAGCCTACTGCGAGTGCAGCCTCGGCCTCAGCCGCGAGGCCCTCATCGCCCTGCTGGTGGTGCTGGCGGGCATCAGTGCTAGCTGCTTCTGCGCCCTGGTCATCGTGGCCGTTGGTGTCATTCGAGCCAAGGG tgaaACGTGCCCTGCACACATGGACAGCAG GATGGTGGGGCACTTCGGGGTGCAGGAAGACCGCATGGACCTGCGCACGGTGCACGTGGAGTCCCACCTCATGGACCCCGACATGGCGGTCCCCATGATGCAGCCCCTGGAAGAGCATGGCCTCGTGACCATCACCATGGACCCGACCCTGGAGGAGCCGCCCCCCCCACCTGAGTAG